The Larus michahellis chromosome 2, bLarMic1.1, whole genome shotgun sequence genome window below encodes:
- the TBC1D31 gene encoding TBC1 domain family member 31 isoform X1 — MCAGPPPAAVAVGGALRGGGERGGGGPRMESSDLGGRQQGPIWHRKPGPAARRGVIVNIIHSVKGYHSKTIRFLNVAFDSSGDSLLAGDHQGNIYVFDLNGNRFNLVQRTMQACTALAFNLRRKTEFLVALADYSIKCFDTETKELVSWMRGHDSSVSSISVHGSGRYAITTSSDTAQLWDLDTFQRKRKLNVRQSVGIQKVFFLPLSNTILSCFKDNSVFAWEFDTLHCKYQLPTPVEGSALLYKVFAVTRDGRIFVAGGKSNQLHLWCLESRKLIRIIQMPSKVRAVRHLEFLPDSFDGGSNQVLGVLSQDNIMRFINIETCKLLFDIGSHEEGISTAAISPSGRYIASVMENGSLNLYSVQALTQEGNQPPPPTFKVVEDWSKCTSEANKLTMRVTSGRSERPWKSKGSKIQSRLLKMQVNTSLENKENELPGGLNKKRLRALLKGFGEYPAKYRMFVWRSLLQLPENHLAFSSLIDKGTHSAFVNIQNEYPIKSQKLLRVLQRTLSALAHWSAIFAETPYIPLLAFPFVKLFQNNQLICFEVVATVVVNLCQHWFEYFPNPPVNILSMMENVLAHHDKELLQHLIKYNVTSQVYAWPLLETLFSEVLTREEWLKVFDNIFSNHPSYFLMIVIAYIICSRAPLLHCNQREDFEYFFHHRNNLDISVVIKEAYHLMETTPLDIHPQRVLDDFIPLTKGQYPVFNKYPKFIVDYQTQERERIRQDEIEYLRERQLVHELEAKAQERKAEDEAWYRKQELLREAEEQRRKMLLEEEEKLAEQRQRLAAVKRELKVKELQFLDASRRRFLKYQQDQRQIELKRLDDEIARKATMREQETAAALQDVEVQRMELESQRQVFEQHLIKDQEAVTKEMREEVDAHRRKVDLEDHLVQRLMEIDREEKQKAQTVAEENLAKAEQKRIDANWRLRALHKLRGDDRDRKKRHEEIAKLLHDNRVKEAELLKAMREAEEKTWEEVIQKKAQLEEEQKAAAAADEHRKQFLEDKMNDALELAEKLQREDGYFERLRDLKAGRTGRGVELQQVPRSGNICLNDLPPSQSSSHMSLDRRGEDLALQERELMAEVRRLRQKLTSQARTRHPPARFTATKWTP; from the exons ATGTGTGCGGgcccccctcccgccgcggtGGCCGTTGGAGGAGCCCTGAGGGGAGGtggcgagcgcggcggcggcgggccgagGATGGAGAGCTCCGACCTGGGCGGCCGCCAGCAGGGCCCCATCTGGCACCGCAAAcccgggccggcggcgcggcgcgg AGTTATAGTAAACATAATTCACAGTGTCAAAGGATACCATTCAAAGACAATACGTTTTCTGAATGTGGCTTTTGACAGTTCTGGAGATTCTCTACTCGCTGGAGACCACCAAGGGAATATATATGTTTTTGACTTGAATGGAAACAG GTTCAACCTTGTTCAGCGAACAATGCAGGCTTGCACTGCTTTGGCATTTAATCTTCGCAGAAAGACAGAATTCTTGGTGGCTTTGGCAGATTATTCCATTAAGTGCTTTGATACAG AAACCAAGGAGCTAGTTAGTTGGATGAGGGGACATGATTCTTCAGTGTCTTCCATCTCTGTCCATGGCTCGGGCAGGTATGCCATCACTACATCCAGTGATACAGCACAACTGTGGGACTTGGAcacctttcaaagaaaaagaaagctgaatgtTCGTCAGTCTGTGGGTATCCAGAAG gttttttttcttccattgagtAACACCATCCTCAGCTGTTTCAAAGACAATTCTGTTTTTGCATGGGAATTCGACACTCTTCACTGTAAATACCAGTTGCCAACGCCTGTAGAAGGTTCTGCGTTACTTTATAAGGTCTTTGCGGTTACCAG AGATGGACGGATTTTTGTAGCTGGTGGAAAATCAAATCAGCTTCACTTATGGTGTTTAGAATCAAGGAAGTTGATACGAATAATCCAGATGCCTTCAAAAGTACGAGCTGTCCGTCATCTGGAATTCCTCCCTGACAGTTTTGATGGGGGCTCCAATCAG GTTCTTGGAGTGTTAAGTCAAGATAATATTATGAGATTTATCAATATAGAAACATGCAAACTTCTTTTTGACATTGGGAGTCATGAAGAGGGAATCAGCACAGCAGCAATTAGCCCCAGTGGACGGTATATTGCATCAGTAATGGAAAACGGTAGCCTTAATTTATACAGTGTCCAAGCTTTGACTCAAGAAGGAAATCAG CCTCCACCACCCACGTTCAAAGTAGTAGAAGATTGGTCCAAGTGCACGTCAGAGGCAAACAAACTGACAATGAGAGTGACTTCAGGAAGGTCAGAGCGGCCTTGGAAATCCAAAGGAAGCAAAATTCAAAGCAGATTGCTAAAAATGCAAGTGAACACATCACTTGAAAATAAAGAG AACGAATTACCAGGTGGATTAAACAAGAAACGCCTGCGGGCCTTATTGAAAGGATTTGGAGAATATCCAGCAAAGTACAG GATGTTTGTTTGGCGTTCCTTATTACAACTTCCTGAAAACCACTTAGCATTCAGTAGCCTAATAGATAAGGGTACCCACAGTGCATTTGTGAATATTCAAAATGAGTATCCCATCAAAAGTCAGAAACTGCTGAGAGTTTTACagag GACCTTATCAGCTCTGGCTCACTGGTCTGCTATCTTTGCTGAGACGCCTTATATTCCTTTGCTAGCATTCCCGTTTGTAAAATTATTCCAGAACAACCAGCTGATCTGCTTTGAAGTTGTGGCTACAGTAGTAG ttaatCTTTGTCAGCACTGGTTTGAGTATTTTCCCAATCCTCCAGTTAATATCCTTAGTATGATGGAAAATGTTTTGGCACATCATGACAAGGAACTACTtcagcatttaataaaatacaatgtAACTTCACAG GTTTATGCTTGGCCTCTTCTAGAAACACTGTTCTCTGAGGTTCTAACAAGAGAAGAATGGCTCAAAGTCTTTGACAATATCTTCTCCAACCATCCTTCGTACTTCCTAATGATCGTTATTGCCTATATTATATGTTCCAGAGCTCCCTTGCTTCACTGTAATCAAAGAGAAGATTTTGAG TATTTCTTTCATCATCGTAACAACCTGGACATTAGCGTTGTGATTAAGGAAGCTTATCATCTTATGGAGACTACACCACTAGATATCCATCCACAGCGTGTGCTTGATGACTTCATACCACTTACAAAAGGACAGTACCCTGTATTTAATAAATATCCCAAGTTCATTGTGGATTATCAAACTCAGGAACGGGAGAGGATCAGACAGGATGAAATTGAATACTTACGAGAGAG ACAATTAGTGCATGAATTAGAAGCTAAAGCACAGGAACGGAAAGCAGAAGATGAAGCCTGGTATCGAAAGCAGGAATTACTTCGAGAAGCTGAAGAACAGAGGCGAAAAATGCTactggaagaagaagagaagctGGCAGAACAGAGGCAGAG ACTAGCTGCTGTGAAAAGAGAACTGAAAGTAAAGGAGCTACAATTTCTAGATGCTTCGAGAAGGCGCTTTCTGAAATACCAGCAAGATCAGCGTCAAATAGAACTGAAACGTCTTGATGACGAAATTGCACGAAAA GCAACCATGAGAGAGCAGgaaacagctgctgctcttcaaGATGTAGAAGTACAACGGATGGAACTTGAATCACAAAGGCAGGTTTTTGAACAG CATCTAATCAAAGATCAAGAGGCAGTTACAAAGGAAATGAGAGAAGAGGTGGATGCCCATCGAAGAAAGGTGGATCTAGAAGATCATCTTGTTCAGAGATTGATGGAAATagatagagaagaaaagcagaaagctcaGACA GTGGCTGAGGAAAATTTAGCCAAAGCAGAGCAGAAACGCATTGATGCCAACTGGAGGTTGCGAGCATTGCATAAACTACGGGGTGATGATCGGGACCGCAAGAAGCGTCACGAAGAGATAGCCAAGCTCCTGCACGACAACAGGGTGAAAGAGGCTGAACTGCTGAAGGCCAtgagggaagcagaagaaaaaacg TGGGAAGAAGTTATACAGAAAAAAGCTCAACTGGAAGAAGAGCAgaaggcggctgctgctgcagatgaACACAGGAAGCAGTTTTTAGAGGACAAAATGAATGACGCATTAGAATTGGCTGAAAAGCTGCAAAGAGAAGATGGCTATTTTG AGAGACTGCGTGATTTAAAGGCGGGACGTACAGGGAGAGGGGTAGAACTCCAGCAGGTACCAAGGTCTGGAAACATCTGTCTGAATGATTTGCCGCCATCACAGTCATCATCACACA TGTCTTTAGACAGGAGAGGAGAAGATCTGGCGTTGCAGGAGCGGGAGCTGATGGCAGAAGTCAGACGGCTGAGACAAAAGCTGACCTCACAGGCTCGAACTAGGCATCCTCCAGCTCGGTTCACAGCTACGAAGTGGACGCCTTGA